In Trifolium pratense cultivar HEN17-A07 linkage group LG7, ARS_RC_1.1, whole genome shotgun sequence, a genomic segment contains:
- the LOC123896889 gene encoding auxin transporter-like protein 3 — protein sequence MTSEKVETVVAGNYLEMEREEEGSKSSTSKLSRLFWHGGSVYDAWFSCASNQVAQVLLTLPYSFSQLGMLSGILFQIFYGLMGSWTAYIISVLYVEYRTRKEREKVDFRNHVIQWFEVLDGLLGKHWRNLGLFFNCTFLLFGSVIQLIACASNIYYINDHLDKRTWTYIFGACCATTVFIPSFHNYRIWSFLGLVMTTYTAWYMTIASIAHGQAEDVKHSGPTKLVLYFTGATNILYTFGGHAVTVEIMHAMWKPQKFKMIYLIATLYVMTLTLPSAAAVYWAFGDNLLTHSNALSLLPRTGFRDTAVVLMLIHQFITFGFACTPLYFVWEKFLGVHETKSLLKRALVRLPVVIPIWFLAIIFPFFGPINSTVGSLLVSFTVYIIPALAHMVTFASAPARENAVERPPSFLGGWVGLYSVNVFVAVWVLVVGFGLGGWASMLNFVHQVKTFGLFAKCYQCPPHKA from the exons atgactTCTGAGAAAGTTGAAACTGTTGTTGCTGGAAATTACTTAGAAATGGAAAGGGAAGAAGAAGGTTCTAAATCCTCTACTAGCAAATTATCAAGACTCTTTTGGCATGGTGGCTCTGTCTATGATGCTTGGTTTAGTTGTGCTTCTAATCAG GTTGCACAAGTGCTATTGACATTGCCATATTCCTTTTCACAACTAGGAATGTTATCTGGAATTCTATTTCAGATTTTTTATGGATTAATGGGAAGTTGGACTGCTTACATTATTAGTGTTCTTTATGTTGAATACAGAActagaaaagaaagagagaaagttGATTTCAGAAACCATGTTATTCAG TGGTTTGAAGTTCTTGATGGACTTTTAGGAAAACATTGGAGGAATCTTGGTCTATTTTTCAATTGTACTTTCCTTTTGTTTGGATCAGTAATTCAGCTAATTGCTTGTGCAAG TAACATATACTACATAAATGACCATTTGGACAAGAGAACTTGGACATACATCTTTGGAGCTTGTTGTGCCACAACAGTTTTCATTCCTTCATTCCACAACTACAGAATCTGGTCATTTTTAGGCTTAGTGATGACTACTTACACTGCATGGTATATGACCATAGCTTCCATTGCTCATGGACAG GCTGAGGATGTGAAGCACTCTGGCCCAACCAAATTGGTTCTGTACTTTACAGGAGCTACCAACATTCTCTATACCTTTGGTGGACATGCTGTTACAGT GGAGATTATGCATGCAATGTGGAAGCCACAGAAATTTAAGATGATATATCTAATTGCAACACTATATGTTATGACATTAACTTTGCCATCAGCAGCAGCAGTATATTGGGCATTTGGAGACAATCTTCTAACTCATTCCAATGCTCTCTCATTGCTTCCTAGGACAGGGTTTAGAGATACAGCTGTTGTTCTCATGCTCATTCATCAG TTTATTACATTTGGATTTGCTTGCACACCTTTATATTTTGTATGGGAGAAATTTCTTGGAGTGCATGAAACCAAAAGTTTGTTGAAAAGAGCATTGGTTAGGCTTCCTGTTGTGATTCCAATATGGTTTTTGGCAATAATATTTCCATTCTTTGGTCCCATTAATTCAACTGTTGGATCTCTGTTGGTTAGCTTCACTGTTTACATAATTCCTGCCTTGGCACACATGGTTACCTTTGCTTCAGCACCAGCTAGAGAG AATGCTGTGGAGAGACCACCATCATTTTTAGGAGGCTGGGTAGGATTATACTCAGTGAATGTCTTTGTTGCTGTATGGGTTTTGGTGGTAGGATTTGGATTGGGAGGATGGGCAAGTATGCTTAATTTTGTACACCAAGTTAAAACATTTGGATTATTTGCTAAGTGCTATCAATGTCCCCCTCACAAggcctaa